From one Meles meles chromosome 18, mMelMel3.1 paternal haplotype, whole genome shotgun sequence genomic stretch:
- the KRT12 gene encoding keratin, type I cytoskeletal 12 produces the protein MSLSVRTSGLPRRLSSQSGTSGRARGPSASLVGSSYGGSSFGFGDSCGGGFSAASMFGSSSGFGGGSGISLAGGLGTAYGGTLGGGSGALGGGFGGLGGGFGGLGGGFGGLGIGFGGSPGGGGAVGLLSGGDGGLLSGSEKETMQNLNDRLASYLDKVRALEEANTELENKIREWYETRGSGTGDPGSQSDYSKYYPLIEDLRNEIISASIGNAQLILQIDNARLAAEDFRMKYENELALHQSVEADINGLRRVLDELTLARADLEMQIENLKEELAYLKKNHEEELQSFRAGGPGEISVEMDAAPAVDLTRLLNNMRAQYEAIAEQNRKDAEAWFIEKSGELRKEISTNTEQLQSSKSEVTDLRRAVQNLEIELQSQLATKKSLEVSLAEVEGDYCGQLSQVQQLISSLEEQLLQVRADTEHQNADHQRLLNAKARLELEIETYRRLLDGEAQRDGFDETLYVTESKPQTQSIGSSKDQSKSRKIKTIVQEVVNGEVVSSQVQEELM, from the exons ATGTCTCTCTCAGTGCGCACCTCTGGGCTGCCCCGGCGGCTGTCTTCCCAGAGTGGGACATCAGGCAGAGCCAGGGGCCCATCTGCTTCCCTTGTTGGCAGTAGCTATGGGGGGAGCAGCTTTGGCTTTGGGGACAGCTGTGGGGGAGGCTTTTCTGCTGCTTCCATGTTTGGTTCTAGCTCTGGCTTTGGTGGTGGCTCTGGAATTTCCCTTGCAGGAGGTCTGGGCACTGCTTATGGGGGAACATTGGGAGGTGGCTCTGGAGCCCTGGGAGGTGGCTTTGGAGGCCTGGGAGGTGGCTTTGGAGGCCTGGGAGGTGGCTTTGGTGGCCTGGGAATTGGATTTGGGGGAAGCCCAGGAGGCGGTGGTGCTGTAGGTCTTCTCTCTGGCGGCGACGGAGGCCTTCTTTCCGGATCCGAAAAGGAAACCATGCAAAATCTCAATGACAGATTGGCTTCCTATCTGGATAAGGTTCGAGCTCTAGAAGAGGCTAATACTGAGCTAGAAAACAAAATTCGAGAATGGTATGAAACACGAGGATCTGGGACTGGAGACCCTGGGTCACAGAGTGACTACAGTAAATATTATCCATTGATCGAAGACCTCAGGAATGAG ATCATTTCTGCCAGCATTGGAAATGCCCAACTCATCCTGCAGATCGACAATGCAAGACTGGCTGCAGAAGACTTCAGAATGAA GTATGAGAACGAGCTGGCCCTGCACCAGAGCGTGGAGGCCGACATCAACGGCCTGCGCCGGGTGCTGGACGAGCTGACCCTGGCCAGAGCCGACCTGGAGATGCAGATCGAGAACCTCAAGGAGGAGCTGGCCTACCTGAAGAAGAACCATGAGGAG GAGCTGCAAAGCTTCCGGGCAGGCGGCCCAGGGGAGATCAGCGTGGAAATGGACGCTGCTCCAGCGGTGGACCTCACCAGACTCCTCAACAACATGAGGGCGCAGTACGAAGCCATCGCTGAGCAGAATCGTAAGGACGCAGAGGCCTGGTTCATTGAAAAG AGCGGGGAGCTCAGGAAGGAGATCAGCACCAACACGGAGCAGCTTCAGTCCAGCAAGAGCGAGGTCACCGACCTGAGGCGCGCAGTTCAAAACCTGGAGATAGAGCTCCAGTCCCAGCTGGCCACG AAGAAATCCCTGGAGGTCTCGCTGGCTGAAGTGGAGGGCGACTACTGCGGCCAGCTGTCCCAGGTGCAGCAGCTCATCAGCAGTCTGGAGGAGCAGCTGCTCCAGGTGCGCGCCGACACCGAGCACCAGAACGCGGACCACCAGCGGCTGCTGAACGCCAAGGCCCGCCTGGAGCTGGAGATCGAGACCTACCGCCGCCTCCTGGACGGGGAGGCCCAACG TGACGGTTTCGATGAAACTTTATATGTGACAGAGTCCAAACCTCAAACACAATCGATCGGTTCCTCTAAAG aCCAAAGTAAATCCCGGAAAATCAAGACAATTGTGCAGGAAGTGGTGAACGGTGAAGTGGTCTCATCTCAGGTTCAAGAAGAACTAATGTAA